The following are encoded together in the Flavihumibacter fluvii genome:
- a CDS encoding L-rhamnose/proton symporter RhaT, with protein sequence MEILIGLLLVVLAGLGTGTAAWPMKKIKELNFEQYLFVFMFTGIILYPWLVVLINIPDPIEIVRKVGLRTLVISNLLSVCWGIANVLYLVCVVRIGAALTGAILSAAGMSVGVIIPMIFKGSGMFNNAPGLFSPAGIVIMAGLVVIIIGIALVSLAGFGREKVLQEQGGQLKSSQPSGGFLQGLLLVILAGFLSSGLSLAFVYGQGPVIEAAKSQGAGDITANFTVWAFCILGGGLLNVFYAIFLMAKNNSWKRLFERKDELVYGAIIGLQFIGAIILLGSGMLLLGVLGASVGFAIQQSLQVIGNQLVGFTGGEWKGIYGKPRKNMYLAIGIILVAVILLAFSNAI encoded by the coding sequence ATGGAAATATTAATTGGACTGCTGCTGGTTGTACTGGCAGGATTAGGCACGGGCACAGCTGCATGGCCGATGAAAAAAATAAAGGAGCTTAATTTCGAACAATACCTGTTTGTTTTTATGTTCACCGGTATCATTCTTTATCCCTGGCTGGTCGTACTGATCAATATTCCAGACCCTATAGAAATTGTCCGTAAAGTTGGATTAAGGACATTGGTTATTTCAAATCTCTTATCGGTCTGCTGGGGCATTGCCAATGTTCTCTACCTCGTATGTGTTGTGCGGATTGGTGCAGCCCTTACCGGTGCTATCCTTTCTGCCGCCGGTATGTCGGTGGGTGTAATCATACCCATGATATTTAAAGGAAGCGGCATGTTCAATAATGCACCAGGCCTTTTTTCCCCCGCTGGCATAGTTATAATGGCTGGCCTGGTTGTAATAATCATTGGCATTGCCCTGGTGAGCCTTGCCGGTTTTGGTAGGGAAAAAGTGTTGCAGGAACAGGGTGGACAACTAAAGAGCAGCCAGCCCTCGGGAGGATTCTTACAGGGGCTCTTGTTGGTAATACTCGCAGGATTTCTTTCAAGTGGTTTATCTCTTGCCTTTGTATACGGGCAGGGCCCGGTGATAGAGGCCGCGAAGAGCCAGGGAGCAGGAGATATAACAGCCAATTTTACTGTTTGGGCCTTCTGTATTTTGGGCGGTGGTTTGCTAAATGTATTTTATGCTATATTCCTAATGGCCAAAAATAACAGCTGGAAACGGCTGTTTGAACGAAAAGACGAACTTGTTTACGGTGCCATTATTGGGCTCCAGTTTATCGGGGCTATAATCCTTTTGGGTAGTGGCATGTTATTGCTCGGCGTACTAGGTGCATCCGTTGGTTTTGCTATACAACAATCATTACAGGTAATAGGTAACCAACTAGTTGGCTTTACCGGAGGAGAGTGGAAAGGCATATATGGTAAACCCAGGAAGAATATGTATCTCGCAATTGGGATCATCCTTGTGGCAGTGATCCTGCTTGCTTTTAGTAATGCGATTTAG
- a CDS encoding helix-turn-helix domain-containing protein, with protein MQYFPDRLKSARKMNGLSLQELSEKLNNTISKQDLNRLESGIMQPDSKLLSALTNALQVTNDYFFKKQTITLELVEFRKLASLPKKEQEIVKGKTAEFLERYIELENLLGINSSAPFKYQEFKIKDQEDIEKAASKLREYLKIGTDPIYNINELLEENGIKIFPIKSQYAFSGMSAQINKNLMLIVYNDDPAIPVVRKRFTILHELAHLFLNLSGFDEKSAERFCDSFAGALLLPSAKIVAYFGGKRDTVFVSELKNIKEYYGISLSAIMYRAKTLHLVSDHYHKYFMIKYNRQYKASEGTGYNGKEQSQRFIQLLMRAVAQDIISTTKASSLNNQKLGDFRKEYLDLVSA; from the coding sequence ATGCAATACTTTCCCGATAGGTTAAAGAGTGCCCGCAAAATGAATGGATTGTCTTTGCAGGAATTATCAGAGAAGCTGAACAACACTATTTCCAAGCAAGACCTAAACCGTTTAGAATCCGGCATCATGCAGCCCGATAGCAAACTACTATCGGCGCTAACCAATGCTTTACAGGTAACCAATGATTACTTTTTTAAAAAGCAAACCATCACCCTGGAACTGGTTGAATTCCGGAAGCTGGCCAGTTTGCCAAAAAAAGAACAGGAAATAGTAAAAGGTAAAACTGCTGAATTCCTGGAAAGATATATTGAACTGGAGAACCTTTTAGGTATTAATAGTTCTGCGCCCTTTAAATACCAGGAATTTAAAATAAAGGATCAGGAAGACATTGAAAAGGCTGCATCTAAATTAAGGGAGTATTTAAAGATCGGCACCGATCCGATTTATAATATCAATGAATTGCTCGAGGAAAATGGAATTAAGATTTTTCCCATAAAATCCCAATACGCATTTTCAGGTATGTCAGCACAAATCAATAAAAACTTAATGTTGATTGTGTATAATGACGATCCGGCTATTCCTGTTGTACGCAAACGCTTTACCATATTGCACGAGTTAGCACACTTGTTTTTGAATCTTTCTGGTTTTGATGAAAAAAGTGCAGAAAGGTTTTGTGACAGCTTTGCCGGCGCATTGCTATTGCCATCCGCAAAAATTGTAGCGTATTTTGGCGGTAAAAGAGATACCGTATTTGTTAGTGAATTGAAGAACATTAAGGAATATTATGGTATTTCCTTATCTGCAATCATGTATAGAGCCAAAACCTTACACCTTGTATCAGATCATTATCATAAATATTTTATGATAAAATACAACCGGCAATACAAAGCATCTGAGGGGACCGGCTATAATGGGAAAGAACAATCCCAGCGGTTCATACAATTATTAATGCGGGCCGTAGCACAAGACATTATTTCAACTACTAAAGCGTCCTCATTAAACAATCAAAAATTAGGTGATTTCCGTAAAGAGTATCTTGACCTGGTTTCAGCTTAA
- a CDS encoding SDR family NAD(P)-dependent oxidoreductase: MKNSNLNQQATASYDFTGKVVLVTGSASGIGKSTAAKFHGFGAQVVITDINKEEGSKTAAALGERAVFLPCDIRNPKQVGDLIDKTVELFGRLDIMVNNAGINTTAKADRVTIDQYPSDTWQKMIDVDLNGTFYCCKAAAKVMIGQNGGVIVNIASVAGVVALRLQSGFVAAKAAVLKMTEAMACELAPYGIRVNAVSPGSILTDTTRNLFYSETGSFSAMAERLVSFIPQGRPGVAEEIADAIVFLSSGSASYINGHNLVVDGGWTCGFNRDF; encoded by the coding sequence ATGAAAAATAGCAATCTAAATCAACAAGCAACAGCTAGCTATGATTTTACAGGCAAGGTGGTGTTGGTCACAGGTTCTGCAAGTGGGATCGGTAAATCCACGGCGGCTAAATTTCACGGATTTGGGGCCCAGGTGGTGATCACCGATATCAATAAGGAAGAGGGCAGTAAAACGGCGGCGGCTTTGGGCGAAAGAGCAGTCTTCCTACCCTGCGATATCCGTAACCCAAAACAAGTCGGAGACCTTATCGATAAAACTGTGGAACTGTTCGGGCGACTGGATATTATGGTCAATAATGCAGGCATTAATACTACAGCGAAAGCAGACAGGGTCACCATTGATCAGTATCCCAGTGATACCTGGCAAAAAATGATCGATGTCGATCTCAATGGAACTTTTTATTGCTGCAAGGCCGCTGCAAAGGTTATGATCGGACAAAACGGTGGCGTAATCGTAAACATTGCTTCTGTTGCGGGCGTTGTAGCCCTCCGGCTGCAATCAGGCTTTGTGGCAGCCAAGGCGGCAGTATTGAAAATGACAGAAGCCATGGCATGTGAACTTGCGCCTTATGGTATAAGGGTTAATGCCGTTTCCCCTGGTTCCATTTTAACGGACACAACAAGGAATCTCTTTTATAGCGAAACGGGTAGTTTCAGTGCAATGGCAGAGCGCCTTGTTTCCTTTATTCCACAGGGACGACCGGGGGTGGCGGAAGAAATTGCAGATGCCATTGTTTTCCTCTCCAGTGGATCGGCTTCCTATATCAATGGGCACAACCTTGTGGTAGATGGCGGCTGGACCTGCGGATTCAACAGGGATTTCTGA
- a CDS encoding AraC family transcriptional regulator, protein MQPKLIKVNVPEKSSFSLNRSIFYDGFPGIWHFHDEYELTLILESSGTRMVGDHIDRFADGDLVLIGKNLPHTWRNDEAKEFKKSECLVLHFIYDFLGAEFFNVPVMKKIHALLERSHRGVRITGKTRDVIATMLVEMEQNGPVDQILLLLSILNLLTLSDELHDLSSEGFANSIDESGSNRLNNVYAYIMNHFQEDISLLKVAEVANMSPTAFSRYFKSRTRKSFTQFIIELKIGYACKLLMKDDMSVTQVCYESGFQNLSNFNQQFKGITKLTPKKYQLLHANGGPKV, encoded by the coding sequence ATGCAACCCAAATTAATTAAGGTAAATGTACCCGAAAAATCATCCTTCAGCCTCAACAGGTCGATATTCTATGATGGGTTCCCGGGCATCTGGCATTTTCATGATGAATATGAACTAACCCTGATACTCGAAAGCAGCGGCACAAGGATGGTAGGTGATCATATTGACAGGTTTGCTGATGGTGACCTGGTATTAATTGGAAAAAACCTGCCACATACCTGGCGTAATGACGAAGCTAAAGAATTCAAGAAATCCGAATGCCTGGTCTTGCACTTCATTTATGATTTCCTGGGGGCAGAGTTTTTTAATGTCCCTGTGATGAAAAAAATCCATGCCCTGCTCGAACGATCACACCGGGGTGTCCGGATCACCGGTAAGACCCGGGATGTAATCGCTACTATGCTCGTGGAGATGGAACAAAACGGGCCGGTGGACCAGATACTATTACTATTGTCTATTCTCAACCTGCTTACCCTGTCCGATGAACTGCATGACCTTTCCAGCGAAGGTTTTGCTAACTCGATAGATGAGTCTGGTTCAAACCGCCTGAATAATGTCTATGCGTACATTATGAATCATTTCCAGGAGGACATCAGCTTATTGAAAGTCGCAGAAGTCGCAAACATGAGTCCAACTGCCTTCAGCAGGTATTTTAAAAGCAGGACACGCAAATCCTTTACCCAGTTTATCATTGAATTAAAAATCGGTTATGCTTGTAAACTGTTGATGAAAGATGATATGTCAGTGACCCAGGTATGTTATGAAAGCGGCTTTCAGAACTTGTCCAATTTTAACCAGCAATTCAAAGGCATCACCAAGCTTACACCAAAGAAGTACCAGCTCTTGCATGCCAATGGAGGGCCTAAAGTATAA
- a CDS encoding thiamine pyrophosphate-dependent enzyme — translation MNSLPDLKKDTVNATGLLHLYEQMLLIRKFELAVQENYKKGEVPGFIHLCVGQEAVAVGVCTNLRSTDWVTSTHRGHGHGLAKGVDVKQMLAELYGKATGTNGGRGGSMHIYSTSAGLFGTNGLVGGGIPLAVGLGMSAQVQQTDGVAVSFFGDGAICHGSFHESMSLAAVKRTPVVFVCENNLYATCTPVGEANLNADISSKAAAYGIPGVKVDGNDVLAVQRVTAAAIDRARRGEGPTLIEAVTYRTVGHHEGDVLVGTYRTREELDEWITRCPIKTFREYLLSSGKSEETELSVIDQKIDQVISEALAFARSSPYPDTSSVSENCWMNPVNPAVALAKQDENGGSENLSWLAAVRDGIAEEMRRDKNILYMGEGIGERGGTFGQTKNLWGEFGTRLIDTPICELGFTGAAAAASSAGCRTIADLMFADFIFDATTQIINQASKLRYMSNGQISVPMIIRAGSGQIKQAGPQHSGTFHSLWANVPGLIVVVPSTPADAKGLMKTALRAGDPVVFLESKSLMSSKGAVPITETYIPFGKARLVEEGSDITVVSFGQPVHSCIEAAKQLNQQGISCEIIDLRTIVPFDAEMIIKSVNKTGHLLVVDEAYTPCSVSAEIAAIVVENCFYTLKAPVGRLNKLSVPQPFSPPLEAAVSITPEKIIDLVKSMLNGVSFRTQYLPVSGITEDSSVVPNISGTSEVNDVPEETIIATPSDKNSIEISIPNLGLTITEVSIAQWHKKVGDPIKKGETILDFESEKSVVELESPVDGYLDSIVITEGITVPIGTVVGFIKQ, via the coding sequence ATGAATAGTTTACCAGATTTAAAAAAGGATACAGTGAATGCGACTGGGCTATTGCACTTATATGAGCAGATGTTGCTTATCAGAAAATTCGAATTGGCCGTCCAGGAAAATTATAAAAAAGGAGAAGTCCCTGGCTTCATCCATTTGTGTGTAGGGCAGGAGGCAGTTGCCGTTGGCGTATGCACCAACCTCCGTTCAACAGACTGGGTAACCAGTACGCACAGGGGGCACGGTCATGGCCTTGCTAAAGGAGTTGATGTGAAACAAATGTTGGCAGAATTGTATGGAAAAGCCACAGGCACTAACGGTGGACGTGGCGGCTCCATGCATATTTACAGTACTTCAGCAGGTCTGTTTGGTACCAATGGCCTGGTCGGTGGAGGAATTCCGCTTGCGGTAGGCCTTGGAATGAGTGCACAGGTACAACAAACGGATGGTGTTGCGGTTTCCTTTTTTGGCGACGGCGCCATCTGTCATGGCTCCTTTCACGAATCGATGAGCCTTGCAGCAGTCAAGAGAACGCCGGTTGTTTTTGTCTGTGAAAATAACCTCTATGCTACCTGTACTCCAGTAGGGGAAGCCAACCTGAACGCGGATATATCGAGCAAGGCGGCGGCTTATGGCATACCCGGGGTAAAGGTCGATGGAAATGATGTTTTGGCGGTGCAGCGCGTTACGGCTGCGGCGATCGATCGCGCCCGAAGGGGCGAGGGTCCAACGCTTATTGAAGCAGTCACTTACCGGACAGTGGGTCATCATGAAGGAGATGTGTTGGTAGGGACCTATAGGACCAGGGAAGAACTCGACGAATGGATAACAAGATGCCCCATAAAAACCTTTAGGGAATACCTGCTGTCCTCGGGTAAGTCGGAGGAAACCGAATTATCAGTAATAGACCAGAAGATTGACCAGGTCATTAGTGAGGCGCTTGCTTTTGCGCGATCATCACCATATCCTGATACATCGAGCGTATCGGAAAACTGCTGGATGAATCCAGTGAATCCCGCTGTGGCACTTGCAAAGCAGGATGAAAATGGTGGATCAGAAAACCTAAGCTGGCTTGCTGCTGTCCGGGACGGAATAGCGGAAGAAATGCGTCGGGATAAGAATATCCTCTATATGGGTGAAGGTATCGGCGAGCGTGGAGGAACTTTTGGTCAGACCAAGAACCTCTGGGGTGAATTCGGAACCCGGTTAATAGATACTCCGATTTGTGAACTTGGATTTACAGGTGCTGCAGCCGCAGCCTCTTCAGCAGGCTGCCGTACAATTGCAGACCTAATGTTCGCAGATTTTATTTTTGATGCGACTACACAGATCATCAACCAGGCGAGTAAATTACGATACATGAGTAATGGACAGATTAGTGTACCGATGATCATAAGGGCCGGGTCGGGGCAGATTAAGCAGGCTGGTCCGCAGCACAGTGGAACTTTTCACTCCCTTTGGGCAAATGTACCAGGACTGATAGTTGTCGTGCCTTCAACCCCTGCAGACGCCAAGGGTTTGATGAAAACAGCTTTACGTGCAGGCGATCCCGTTGTTTTCCTGGAATCCAAATCCCTTATGTCATCAAAAGGAGCTGTACCCATTACTGAAACCTATATTCCATTTGGTAAGGCAAGGTTAGTTGAAGAAGGCAGTGATATTACTGTTGTCAGTTTTGGGCAACCTGTCCACTCCTGCATTGAGGCCGCCAAACAATTAAACCAGCAAGGCATCTCCTGTGAAATCATAGACCTGCGGACCATTGTTCCTTTTGATGCGGAAATGATTATCAAGAGTGTCAACAAGACCGGGCATCTGTTAGTTGTAGATGAGGCCTATACGCCCTGTTCAGTCAGTGCTGAAATAGCGGCGATTGTGGTGGAAAATTGCTTTTATACTTTAAAAGCGCCAGTAGGCAGGCTTAATAAACTATCCGTACCCCAGCCTTTCAGCCCTCCGCTGGAAGCGGCTGTTAGCATTACCCCTGAAAAGATAATTGACCTTGTTAAATCAATGCTTAACGGTGTGTCATTCAGGACACAGTATCTTCCTGTAAGTGGAATAACCGAAGACAGTTCAGTTGTTCCAAATATTTCTGGTACTTCCGAAGTAAATGATGTTCCTGAAGAAACCATTATTGCTACACCTTCTGATAAAAACAGTATAGAGATCAGCATTCCGAATCTTGGACTTACTATTACAGAGGTTTCAATTGCGCAATGGCATAAAAAAGTAGGAGATCCCATTAAAAAAGGGGAGACTATCCTGGATTTTGAAAGTGAAAAATCAGTCGTGGAACTTGAATCCCCTGTAGATGGTTATTTAGATAGTATTGTTATAACAGAAGGTATTACTGTGCCAATTGGGACAGTGGTAGGTTTTATTAAGCAGTAA